A region of Streptomyces cinnamoneus DNA encodes the following proteins:
- a CDS encoding non-ribosomal peptide synthetase, producing MVDDVAVVAELAELSGGELGAVERGGVVLPSHPAYVIYTSGSTGRPKGVVVPHQNVVRLFGGTDGWFDFGADDVWTWFHSFAFDFSVWELWGALLHGGRLVVVPHGVSRSPGDFLSLLVRERVTVLNQTPSAFYQLMQADARDPELGAGLALRCVVFGGEALDLGRLREWYARHAEDAPVLVNMYGITETTVHVSYVALDQSSVGEGPVGSLIGRGIPNLRLFVLDEVLEPVPAGVAGELYVAGRQLARGYLGRAALSAERFVACPFGVAGERMYRTGDVVRWRADGQLEFVGRADDQVKIRGFRIELGEIETALISHSSVGQATVLVREDTPGDKRLVAYVVPATADGVDATDVRQHVAGSLPDYMVPAAVLVLDELPLTVNGKLDRRALPAPDFAAAVSGRGPSSVQEEILCGVFAEVLGLPHVGVDDNFFELGGHSLLAVSLVERLRARGMSVSVRTLFTSPTVAGLAAASAGRGEVAVPENLIPAETDVITPEMLPLVELTAEEIERITSGVPGGAANVADVYPLAPLQEGLFFHHLMGSETGKDVYLQQTVLTFDARERLDRFLAALQKVVVRHDILRTAFAWEGLREPVQVVARHAEVPVHEVDLGPDTGAEGAAERLLAACSPSMDIGRAPLLRAYVAAEPGDGTRWLMVLQNHHLVEDHTALELLLGEVRAHLLGQEEHLPVPVPFREFVAQARLGVSREEHEKFFAGLLEGVAEPTAPYGLLDVRGDGTDVGEAVTAVDTVLAERLREQARRLGVSPATLFHVVWARVVAATSGRDDVVFGSVMFGRMQAGSGADRTPGLFINTLPVRVPTGGTSVTDAVRAMQAQLADLLVHEHAPLTLAQQATALPAQTPLFTSLLNYRHNNTAPDRVGEDVNAGLEGIELLSAQERTNYPLTVSVDDSGTGFNVTVQSATPIEPESVCALILTAAEGVTTALEEASVAPLSQVRVLGGAEQELVLTQWNDTARDVPVATLPELLARRVARTPDAVALVFEGVELTYAELDARVNRLARLLISRGVGPESLVAVSMERSVELVVALLAVLKAGGAYVPVDPEYPAERVAYMFRDAGPVLAVTSSAVQDRLPVIEGLATVVVDAPATVTDLAAMADGPVDDTERHTALLPSHPAYVIYTSGSTGRPKGVAVPHRNVVQLFGAAEGRYDFGPDDVWTWFHSFAFDFSVWELWGALLHGGRLVVVPHAVSRTPGEFLKLLVREGVTVLNQTPSAFYQLIQAETQSPDLGAQLALRFVIFGGEALDHGRLGEWYARHPENVPVLVNMYAPTEATVVCTGYGVHAEEEGPAGVLPIGSPMANTRAYVLDDALQPVPVGVAGELYLAGAQLARGYLHRPGLSAERFVACPFGAPGERMYRTGDVVRWRADGNLEFVGRADDQVKVRGFRIELGEVEAVLAAHPLVGQAAVLVREDTPGDKRLVGYVAPEATPVHDGATGEGLAAAVRAFVQERVPDYMVPSAVVVLDELPLTVNGKLDRRALPAPDYRAAVTGRAPGTPREKALCELFAEVLGLPRVGVDDSFFDLGGHSLLATRLTSRIRSVLGVELPIRALFEAPTVAGLAGWLDAQPDAEPGGQPAEQPGTTPDAPTGARPGSPSGAGAPSGAKKKARPALRPRPRPMQEEI from the coding sequence GTGGTCGACGATGTCGCTGTGGTGGCTGAGTTGGCGGAGTTGTCCGGTGGTGAGCTGGGTGCCGTCGAGCGTGGTGGTGTGGTGCTGCCGTCGCATCCGGCGTATGTGATCTACACGTCTGGTTCGACCGGTCGGCCCAAGGGTGTTGTGGTTCCGCATCAGAACGTGGTGCGGCTGTTCGGCGGCACTGACGGTTGGTTCGACTTCGGTGCGGATGACGTGTGGACGTGGTTCCACTCGTTCGCGTTCGACTTCTCGGTGTGGGAGCTGTGGGGCGCACTGCTCCACGGTGGACGTCTCGTTGTCGTTCCGCACGGTGTCTCCCGCTCTCCGGGTGATTTCCTGAGTCTTCTGGTGCGCGAGCGGGTGACGGTTTTGAACCAGACTCCGTCGGCGTTCTATCAGTTGATGCAGGCGGATGCGCGGGATCCGGAGTTGGGTGCGGGTCTGGCGTTGCGGTGTGTGGTGTTCGGTGGTGAGGCACTGGATCTGGGGCGTCTGCGGGAGTGGTATGCCCGTCATGCCGAGGACGCGCCGGTGTTGGTGAACATGTATGGCATCACCGAGACCACGGTTCACGTCAGCTATGTGGCCCTTGATCAGTCCTCCGTGGGCGAAGGTCCGGTGGGCAGTCTGATCGGTCGGGGTATTCCGAACCTGCGGCTGTTCGTTCTGGATGAGGTGCTGGAGCCGGTGCCTGCGGGTGTCGCGGGTGAGCTCTATGTGGCGGGCAGGCAGTTGGCGCGCGGTTATCTGGGGCGTGCGGCGTTGTCGGCGGAGCGTTTCGTGGCGTGTCCGTTCGGTGTGGCTGGTGAGCGGATGTATCGCACGGGTGATGTGGTGCGGTGGCGTGCGGACGGTCAGTTGGAGTTCGTCGGGCGTGCGGACGATCAGGTGAAGATCCGTGGCTTCCGCATTGAGCTCGGTGAGATCGAGACCGCTCTGATATCCCACTCGTCGGTGGGTCAGGCGACGGTTCTCGTCCGCGAGGACACGCCCGGTGACAAGCGCCTCGTGGCCTACGTCGTCCCCGCGACCGCCGACGGCGTGGACGCGACCGACGTGCGTCAGCACGTGGCCGGTTCACTCCCCGACTACATGGTCCCGGCCGCCGTCCTCGTTCTCGACGAACTGCCGCTGACCGTGAACGGCAAGCTGGACCGGCGGGCCCTGCCCGCTCCGGACTTCGCCGCTGCGGTGTCGGGCCGTGGTCCGTCGTCGGTGCAGGAGGAGATCCTGTGCGGCGTCTTCGCCGAGGTCCTCGGTCTGCCGCACGTCGGCGTGGACGACAACTTCTTCGAGCTGGGCGGCCATTCGCTGCTCGCGGTGTCGCTCGTGGAGCGGCTGCGGGCACGCGGTATGTCGGTCAGTGTGCGCACGCTGTTCACGTCCCCGACGGTCGCCGGTCTGGCCGCCGCCTCCGCCGGTCGTGGTGAAGTGGCGGTTCCGGAGAACCTGATTCCGGCCGAGACCGACGTGATCACGCCGGAGATGCTGCCGCTGGTGGAACTGACCGCCGAGGAGATCGAGCGGATCACCTCCGGCGTTCCCGGTGGCGCGGCGAACGTGGCGGACGTCTACCCGCTGGCCCCGCTGCAGGAAGGTCTCTTCTTCCACCACCTGATGGGCAGCGAGACCGGCAAGGACGTCTACCTCCAGCAGACGGTCCTGACGTTCGACGCGCGGGAGCGGCTCGACCGGTTCCTCGCCGCCTTGCAGAAGGTCGTGGTCCGCCACGACATCCTGCGGACGGCCTTCGCGTGGGAGGGCCTGCGCGAGCCCGTACAGGTCGTGGCGCGCCATGCCGAGGTTCCCGTTCACGAGGTCGACCTCGGTCCGGACACGGGGGCCGAGGGCGCCGCGGAGCGTCTGCTGGCGGCGTGCAGCCCGTCGATGGACATCGGCCGTGCCCCGCTCCTGCGGGCGTACGTGGCCGCGGAGCCGGGCGACGGCACCCGCTGGCTGATGGTCCTTCAGAACCACCACCTGGTCGAGGACCACACGGCCCTGGAGCTGCTCCTGGGCGAGGTCCGGGCCCATCTGCTGGGGCAGGAGGAGCACCTTCCCGTTCCGGTGCCGTTCCGGGAGTTCGTGGCGCAGGCGCGCCTCGGTGTGTCGCGTGAGGAGCACGAGAAGTTCTTCGCCGGCCTCCTGGAGGGCGTCGCCGAGCCGACCGCTCCCTACGGGCTGCTCGACGTCCGCGGCGACGGCACCGACGTCGGCGAAGCGGTGACGGCAGTCGACACCGTCCTCGCCGAGCGGTTGCGGGAGCAGGCGCGGCGTCTGGGGGTGAGCCCGGCGACGCTCTTCCACGTCGTGTGGGCGCGCGTGGTGGCGGCCACCTCGGGCCGTGACGACGTCGTGTTCGGCAGCGTGATGTTCGGTCGCATGCAGGCGGGCAGCGGTGCCGACCGCACGCCGGGCCTGTTCATCAACACCCTCCCGGTGCGCGTGCCGACCGGTGGCACGTCCGTCACCGACGCCGTACGCGCCATGCAGGCGCAGCTCGCCGACCTGCTCGTCCACGAGCACGCACCCCTCACCCTGGCCCAGCAGGCCACCGCCCTGCCGGCTCAGACGCCTCTGTTCACCTCTCTGCTCAACTACCGTCACAACAACACGGCCCCTGACCGTGTCGGCGAGGACGTCAACGCCGGCCTTGAGGGCATAGAGCTGCTGTCCGCCCAGGAGCGCACCAACTATCCGCTCACGGTGTCGGTCGACGACTCCGGCACGGGCTTCAACGTCACGGTCCAGTCGGCCACCCCCATCGAACCCGAGTCGGTGTGCGCCCTGATCCTGACCGCAGCCGAGGGGGTGACCACGGCGCTCGAGGAGGCTTCCGTCGCGCCGCTGAGCCAGGTGCGGGTCCTGGGCGGCGCCGAGCAGGAGCTGGTCCTCACGCAGTGGAACGACACGGCGCGGGACGTGCCGGTCGCGACCCTGCCCGAGCTGCTCGCACGCCGGGTGGCGCGTACTCCCGACGCCGTGGCCCTCGTCTTCGAGGGTGTCGAGCTGACGTATGCCGAGCTTGATGCTCGTGTCAACCGTCTGGCGCGGTTGCTGATCTCGCGTGGTGTGGGTCCGGAGTCGTTGGTGGCGGTGTCCATGGAGCGTTCCGTGGAGCTGGTGGTGGCGTTGCTGGCGGTGCTCAAGGCCGGTGGCGCCTACGTGCCGGTCGATCCGGAGTATCCGGCGGAGCGCGTCGCGTACATGTTCCGTGACGCCGGTCCTGTCCTGGCCGTCACGAGCAGTGCCGTCCAGGACCGTCTGCCGGTCATCGAGGGACTGGCCACCGTCGTGGTCGACGCCCCGGCGACCGTCACCGACCTCGCGGCCATGGCCGACGGCCCCGTCGACGACACCGAACGCCACACCGCCCTCCTCCCGTCCCACCCCGCCTACGTCATCTACACCTCCGGCTCCACCGGCCGACCCAAGGGCGTCGCCGTGCCGCACCGCAACGTGGTGCAGCTGTTCGGGGCGGCCGAGGGCCGGTACGACTTCGGGCCGGACGACGTGTGGACGTGGTTCCACTCGTTCGCGTTCGACTTCTCCGTGTGGGAGCTGTGGGGCGCGCTGCTGCACGGCGGGCGACTCGTCGTCGTCCCGCACGCCGTCTCCCGTACCCCGGGCGAATTCCTGAAGCTCCTGGTACGAGAGGGAGTGACGGTCCTCAACCAGACGCCGTCGGCCTTCTACCAGCTCATCCAGGCGGAGACGCAGTCCCCCGACCTCGGCGCGCAGCTGGCGCTCCGGTTCGTCATCTTCGGTGGCGAGGCCCTCGACCACGGGCGGCTGGGGGAGTGGTACGCCAGGCACCCCGAGAACGTTCCGGTGCTGGTGAACATGTACGCGCCCACCGAGGCGACCGTGGTGTGCACCGGATACGGCGTCCACGCCGAGGAAGAGGGCCCCGCGGGCGTGCTGCCCATCGGCAGTCCCATGGCCAACACGCGGGCGTACGTCCTGGACGACGCCCTGCAACCGGTGCCCGTCGGCGTCGCCGGCGAGCTGTACCTGGCGGGCGCGCAGCTCGCCCGGGGCTACCTCCACCGCCCGGGCCTGTCGGCCGAGCGGTTCGTGGCCTGCCCGTTCGGCGCTCCCGGCGAGCGGATGTACCGCACGGGCGACGTGGTGCGCTGGCGGGCGGACGGCAACCTGGAGTTCGTGGGACGCGCCGACGACCAGGTCAAGGTACGGGGCTTCCGCATCGAGCTGGGCGAGGTCGAGGCCGTCCTGGCCGCGCATCCCCTCGTCGGCCAGGCCGCGGTCCTCGTCCGTGAGGACACGCCGGGCGACAAGCGCCTGGTGGGTTACGTCGCCCCCGAGGCGACGCCCGTGCACGACGGGGCGACGGGTGAGGGACTGGCGGCGGCCGTACGGGCCTTCGTCCAGGAGCGCGTGCCGGACTACATGGTGCCGTCCGCCGTGGTGGTGCTGGACGAACTGCCGTTGACGGTGAACGGCAAGCTGGACCGGCGGGCCCTGCCCGCCCCCGACTACCGCGCGGCCGTGACGGGCCGTGCTCCGGGCACGCCCCGCGAGAAGGCCCTGTGCGAGCTGTTCGCCGAGGTGCTGGGGCTCCCGCGGGTGGGCGTCGACGACTCCTTCTTCGACCTGGGCGGACACTCCCTCCTCGCCACGCGGCTGACGAGCAGGATCCGTTCGGTCCTGGGTGTGGAGCTGCCGATCAGGGCGCTGTTCGAGGCACCCACCGTGGCCGGGCTGGCGGGCTGGCTCGACGCGCAGCCGGACGCGGAGCCAGGGGGACAGCCGGCGGAACAGCCGGGAACGACGCCGGACGCCCCCACGGGTGCCCGGCCCGGTTCGCCGTCCGGTGCCGGTGCACCGTCCGGTGCGAAGAAGAAAGCCAGGCCTGCGTTGCGGCCGCGGCCGAGGCCGATGCAGGAGGAGATCTGA
- a CDS encoding AMP-binding protein — protein MTRAELNVGLEGVELLSARERTNYPLTVSVDDTGVGFGLTVQAAAPIDAAGVCGLVQAAAEGVVAALEGAEKGSSLHRVRVLGEAERERVLAGWNDSALDVADATLPELFEGQAARTPEAVALVHEGAQLTYAELDARANRLARLLVSRGVGAESLVAVCMERSAELVVALLAVVKAGGAYVPVDPEYPVERMEYVLGDAAPVLVVTSGAAAGKLP, from the coding sequence GTGACACGGGCGGAACTGAACGTCGGCCTTGAGGGCGTCGAGCTGCTCTCGGCTCGTGAGCGGACGAACTATCCGTTGACGGTGTCGGTTGATGACACGGGTGTGGGTTTCGGTCTGACGGTTCAGGCTGCTGCGCCGATCGACGCGGCTGGTGTGTGCGGGCTGGTCCAGGCGGCTGCCGAGGGTGTGGTGGCTGCGTTGGAGGGGGCGGAGAAGGGTTCGTCTCTGCACCGGGTTCGGGTGTTGGGGGAGGCTGAGCGGGAGCGGGTCCTGGCGGGGTGGAACGATTCGGCGCTGGACGTGGCCGACGCGACCCTGCCCGAGCTGTTCGAGGGGCAGGCGGCCCGTACGCCGGAGGCCGTCGCCCTCGTCCACGAGGGCGCCCAGCTCACGTACGCGGAGCTTGATGCGCGGGCGAATCGTCTGGCGCGGTTGTTGGTGTCGCGTGGTGTGGGTGCTGAGTCGTTGGTCGCTGTGTGTATGGAGCGGTCGGCGGAGTTGGTGGTGGCGCTGCTGGCGGTGGTGAAGGCCGGTGGTGCGTATGTGCCGGTTGATCCGGAGTATCCGGTGGAGCGCATGGAGTATGTGCTCGGGGATGCTGCTCCGGTGCTGGTGGTGACCAGTGGTGCGGCCGCGGGGAAGTTGCCGTAG